In a single window of the Gossypium hirsutum isolate 1008001.06 chromosome A13, Gossypium_hirsutum_v2.1, whole genome shotgun sequence genome:
- the LOC107894375 gene encoding putative F-box protein At1g58310 isoform X2 has product MNIVERFLFSRKRDVGINKFRLKCGKIVDPFRINGWIQYALGYHVKELDLTIGIKGFNELNFGVFTCKTLVILRLSMDKGSILSVPTYFRLPNLKVLHLGLMKCSDDGSVDRLFSGCISLEELHLRNCEVSNMNKLRVGNATLKKLFLSGFMGTDHEIEIIAPNLVHFSYYYTGTKGFSLINLNSLSEARIYIGPYLFSTIDFAPTATALMNGVSQARSLYLTLYSSKPILLTPGLVPQFPNLTYLNLEMGGCLPEWKILLANSPCLDTLVLDFEFSGSELESHNNGRDETEKVPGCLMYKVKIIKLLSFQGKPFESQVVEYLLKNAKVLERFTVRLSGKKRLRTKISKEVRALSRVSKKCQVTII; this is encoded by the exons ATGAATATTGTGGAAAGGTTTCTGTTCTCGCGTAAGAGGGATGTTGGTATCAATAAATTTCGTCTCAAATGTGGGAAAATTGTGGATCCTTTCAGGATCAATGGATGGATTCAGTATGCACTAGGGTATCATGTTAAAGAGCTTGATTTAACCATTGGAATCAAAGGATTCAATGAGCTAAACTTTGGGGTTTTCACTTGTAAAACACTGGTGATATTGAGATTGTCCATGGATAAAGGCTCCATCCTTAGTGTTCCCACATATTTTCGTCTTCCAAATCTCAAGGTTCTTCATCTTGGTTTGATGAAATGCTCGGATGATGGATCTGTTGATAGGCTGTTCTCAGGCTGCATTTCGCTCGAAGAATTGCACCTTCGGAACTGTGAAGTGAGCAACATGAACAAGCTCCGTGTTGGTAATGCTACACTTAAGAAGTTGTTCTTGTCTGGTTTCATGGGCACGGATCATGAAATTGAGATCATTGCCCCAAATCTGGTTCACTTCAGCTACTACTACACGGGAACCAAAGGGTTCTCGTTGATAAACCTAAACTCTCTTTCAGAAGCACGTATTTATATTGGACCATATCTCTTTTCCACCATTGATTTTGCTCCTACTGCAACTGCTCTGATGAATGGAGTCAGTCAAGCTCGGTCACTTTATTTAACCTTATATTCCTCAAAG CCTATCCTACTCACACCTGGTCTGGTTCCACAATTTCCCAACCTTACTTATTTGAATTTGGAGATGGGTGGTTGCCTTCCTGAATGGAAAATATTACTTGCTAATTCTCCATGTCTCGACACCCTTGTTCTTGATTTTGAG TTTTCTGGAAGCGAACTTGAAAGTCATAACAACGGTAGGGATGAAACAGAGAAAGTACCTGGGTGTTTAATGTATAAAGTCAAGATAATTAAGTTGTTGTCATTCCAAGGGAAGCCATTTGAATCGCAAGTGGTTGAGTATCTTTTGAAGAATGCAAAGGTTTTAGAGAGGTTTACAGTACGACTAAGTGGAAAAAAGAGACTACGGACAAAGATCAGCAAAGAAGTACGTGCACTATCAAGAGTCTCAAAGAAATGTCAAGTAACTATTATATAA
- the LOC107894375 gene encoding F-box/LRR-repeat protein At4g14103 isoform X1: MAAYQRKRRFANQTRDKDLDRLSGLPDKVILQIISLLPLKEIVRTSILAIRWKDLFSLVSDINIDDNNVIRKSLGNGYMNIVERFLFSRKRDVGINKFRLKCGKIVDPFRINGWIQYALGYHVKELDLTIGIKGFNELNFGVFTCKTLVILRLSMDKGSILSVPTYFRLPNLKVLHLGLMKCSDDGSVDRLFSGCISLEELHLRNCEVSNMNKLRVGNATLKKLFLSGFMGTDHEIEIIAPNLVHFSYYYTGTKGFSLINLNSLSEARIYIGPYLFSTIDFAPTATALMNGVSQARSLYLTLYSSKPILLTPGLVPQFPNLTYLNLEMGGCLPEWKILLANSPCLDTLVLDFEFSGSELESHNNGRDETEKVPGCLMYKVKIIKLLSFQGKPFESQVVEYLLKNAKVLERFTVRLSGKKRLRTKISKEVRALSRVSKKCQVTII, encoded by the exons ATGGCCGCCTACCAAAGAAAACGGCGTTTTGCCAATCAAACTAG agATAAAGATTTAGACAGACTCAGTGGATTGCCTGATAAAGTTATTTTACAGATCATATCATTACTTCCGTTAAAAGAAATAGTTCGAACATCCATTCTTGCAATAAGATGGAAGGATCTTTTCTCTTTGGTATCCGATATCAATATTGATGATAACAATGTAATCAGGAAGTCTTTAGGTAATGGTTACATGAATATTGTGGAAAGGTTTCTGTTCTCGCGTAAGAGGGATGTTGGTATCAATAAATTTCGTCTCAAATGTGGGAAAATTGTGGATCCTTTCAGGATCAATGGATGGATTCAGTATGCACTAGGGTATCATGTTAAAGAGCTTGATTTAACCATTGGAATCAAAGGATTCAATGAGCTAAACTTTGGGGTTTTCACTTGTAAAACACTGGTGATATTGAGATTGTCCATGGATAAAGGCTCCATCCTTAGTGTTCCCACATATTTTCGTCTTCCAAATCTCAAGGTTCTTCATCTTGGTTTGATGAAATGCTCGGATGATGGATCTGTTGATAGGCTGTTCTCAGGCTGCATTTCGCTCGAAGAATTGCACCTTCGGAACTGTGAAGTGAGCAACATGAACAAGCTCCGTGTTGGTAATGCTACACTTAAGAAGTTGTTCTTGTCTGGTTTCATGGGCACGGATCATGAAATTGAGATCATTGCCCCAAATCTGGTTCACTTCAGCTACTACTACACGGGAACCAAAGGGTTCTCGTTGATAAACCTAAACTCTCTTTCAGAAGCACGTATTTATATTGGACCATATCTCTTTTCCACCATTGATTTTGCTCCTACTGCAACTGCTCTGATGAATGGAGTCAGTCAAGCTCGGTCACTTTATTTAACCTTATATTCCTCAAAG CCTATCCTACTCACACCTGGTCTGGTTCCACAATTTCCCAACCTTACTTATTTGAATTTGGAGATGGGTGGTTGCCTTCCTGAATGGAAAATATTACTTGCTAATTCTCCATGTCTCGACACCCTTGTTCTTGATTTTGAG TTTTCTGGAAGCGAACTTGAAAGTCATAACAACGGTAGGGATGAAACAGAGAAAGTACCTGGGTGTTTAATGTATAAAGTCAAGATAATTAAGTTGTTGTCATTCCAAGGGAAGCCATTTGAATCGCAAGTGGTTGAGTATCTTTTGAAGAATGCAAAGGTTTTAGAGAGGTTTACAGTACGACTAAGTGGAAAAAAGAGACTACGGACAAAGATCAGCAAAGAAGTACGTGCACTATCAAGAGTCTCAAAGAAATGTCAAGTAACTATTATATAA